In Hwangdonia lutea, a single window of DNA contains:
- a CDS encoding HU family DNA-binding protein has translation MTKADLVAKISEKLGIEKGDVQATVETFMEEVKTSLESGDNVYLRGFGSFIVKTRAEKTGRNISKNTTIKIPAHNIPAFKPAKVFVEGVKTNVEVK, from the coding sequence ATGACGAAGGCTGATTTAGTAGCAAAGATTTCTGAGAAATTAGGAATTGAAAAAGGTGATGTTCAAGCAACTGTTGAAACATTTATGGAAGAAGTAAAAACCTCTTTGGAAAGTGGTGACAATGTTTATTTAAGAGGTTTTGGAAGCTTTATTGTAAAAACAAGAGCTGAAAAGACTGGAAGAAATATCTCTAAAAATACAACCATTAAAATACCGGCTCATAACATTCCTGCATTTAAGCCTGCAAAAGTTTTTGTAGAAGGCGTTAAAACAAATGTAGAAGTGAAGTAA
- a CDS encoding single-stranded DNA-binding protein, translating to MSGTLNKVMLIGHLGDEVKMHYFEGGGCIGRFPLATNETYTSKQTNERISNTEWHNIVVRNKGAEICEKYLSKGDKVYIEGRLKTRKWQDDKGADRYSTEIHCTDFTFLSTKKESDTNAANKPAAQNTNAAAKPSETVKPVEEDNDDLPF from the coding sequence ATGTCGGGAACATTAAATAAAGTGATGCTTATTGGGCATTTGGGCGATGAAGTAAAAATGCACTATTTTGAAGGTGGCGGGTGTATTGGGCGCTTTCCGTTGGCAACAAACGAAACCTATACCAGCAAGCAAACCAACGAGCGTATTTCCAACACCGAATGGCATAATATTGTGGTGCGTAACAAAGGTGCCGAAATTTGCGAAAAATATTTAAGCAAAGGCGATAAAGTATATATTGAAGGCCGATTGAAAACCAGAAAATGGCAAGACGATAAAGGTGCAGACCGGTACTCGACCGAAATCCATTGTACAGATTTTACGTTTTTAAGCACTAAAAAAGAAAGCGATACCAATGCAGCCAATAAACCTGCAGCGCAAAACACCAATGCTGCTGCAAAACCATCTGAAACAGTAAAACCTGTTGAGGAAGATAATGATGACCTTCCGTTTTAA
- a CDS encoding gliding motility-associated protein GldE yields MDPDPASFITLVLTVDFSVVSGFALLLLLLICSGLISGAEVALFSLTRTDIDEGLAANSKRIQIIAKLLERPKKLLATILVSNNFINIAIVILFAYLGGNLFNAIASPVLKFTIEVIIVTFLILLFGEILPKIYANRNKLKFASFMAYPLRILDVLLTPISMPMRGVTLAIHKKLGKQKSNISVDQLSQALELTSEEDTTKEEQKILQGIVSFGNTDTKQVMRPRIDIFALNIEQKYAEIMPEIIANGYSRIPVYRDNIDTIEGVLYVKDLLPYIDRKQFDWPTLLREPFFVPENKKLDDLMAEFQEKKVHLAVVVDEYGGTSGLISLEDIIEEIVGDISDEFDDEDLMYSKLDDNNYVFEGKTALKDFYKVVKVEDETTFEDNKGEAETIAGFVLEISKSFPKLNSKINFENYVFTIEALDNKRIKRIKLTKT; encoded by the coding sequence TTGGATCCTGACCCCGCGAGTTTTATAACCTTAGTTTTAACAGTTGATTTTTCAGTTGTTAGTGGTTTTGCATTACTGTTATTGCTATTAATTTGTTCCGGCCTTATTTCGGGTGCCGAAGTGGCATTGTTTTCGCTCACAAGAACAGATATTGACGAAGGTTTGGCGGCCAATTCTAAACGCATTCAAATTATTGCAAAACTTTTAGAGCGCCCTAAAAAGTTGTTGGCAACCATATTGGTATCCAATAATTTTATAAACATAGCCATTGTTATTTTATTCGCTTATTTGGGTGGCAATCTGTTTAATGCAATTGCATCTCCGGTATTAAAGTTTACCATAGAGGTTATTATTGTAACCTTTCTTATTTTATTGTTTGGCGAAATATTACCTAAAATTTACGCCAATAGAAATAAGCTAAAGTTTGCGTCGTTTATGGCGTATCCGTTACGAATTTTAGATGTGTTGCTTACGCCAATTAGCATGCCTATGCGCGGTGTTACGTTGGCCATTCATAAAAAATTGGGCAAGCAAAAATCGAATATAAGTGTCGATCAATTATCACAAGCCTTAGAACTTACCAGTGAAGAGGACACCACCAAAGAAGAGCAAAAAATATTGCAAGGCATTGTTTCGTTTGGCAATACCGATACCAAACAAGTTATGCGACCGCGAATAGATATTTTTGCACTGAATATCGAACAGAAATATGCCGAAATTATGCCCGAAATCATTGCCAATGGCTACTCCAGAATTCCGGTTTACCGAGATAATATTGATACAATTGAAGGTGTTTTGTACGTTAAGGATTTGTTGCCATACATCGACCGAAAACAATTTGATTGGCCCACCTTATTGCGCGAACCATTTTTTGTGCCAGAAAACAAAAAGCTTGATGATTTAATGGCAGAGTTTCAAGAGAAAAAAGTGCATTTGGCGGTTGTGGTTGATGAATACGGAGGTACTTCCGGATTGATTTCCTTAGAGGATATTATTGAAGAAATTGTGGGCGATATTAGCGATGAGTTTGATGATGAGGATTTAATGTATTCAAAACTAGACGACAATAATTATGTATTTGAAGGTAAAACCGCTTTAAAGGATTTTTATAAAGTGGTTAAAGTTGAAGATGAAACTACTTTTGAGGACAATAAAGGTGAAGCCGAAACCATTGCCGGTTTTGTTCTGGAAATATCTAAAAGTTTCCCGAAGTTAAACAGTAAAATAAATTTCGAAAATTACGTTTTCACTATAGAAGCTTTAGATAATAAACGTATAAAGCGCATAAAATTAACCAAAACTTAA
- a CDS encoding heavy-metal-associated domain-containing protein: MKTFKTFIAITVMTLFAFSCKNETKAEVKTVEIASETTKTLDPNATYAKAEFTIDGMTCEIGCAKTIEKKIAKMEGVKSAKVDFDRKLAMVEYNDEKVTPTSLEETVTKVADIYKVSDMKTVEGFSAKKACAADCTKACCANKTDAEKKACAADCKKACCAEKA; this comes from the coding sequence ATGAAAACATTTAAGACTTTTATAGCTATTACTGTAATGACACTTTTTGCTTTTAGCTGTAAAAACGAGACTAAAGCTGAGGTTAAAACGGTTGAAATAGCATCGGAAACTACTAAAACGCTCGACCCAAATGCGACTTACGCTAAAGCGGAATTTACTATTGACGGTATGACCTGCGAGATTGGATGCGCAAAAACCATCGAGAAAAAAATTGCTAAAATGGAAGGTGTAAAATCGGCCAAAGTAGATTTTGATAGAAAATTAGCGATGGTTGAATATAACGACGAAAAAGTAACACCAACCTCTTTGGAAGAAACCGTAACTAAAGTTGCCGATATTTATAAGGTTAGCGATATGAAAACGGTTGAAGGGTTTTCAGCTAAAAAAGCATGTGCTGCAGACTGTACCAAAGCCTGTTGCGCCAACAAAACCGATGCTGAAAAAAAAGCATGCGCTGCCGATTGTAAAAAGGCATGTTGCGCTGAAAAGGCTTAG
- a CDS encoding DUF1569 domain-containing protein — MPNKKIKVLYALLSEIEQNIPFKDKTNPKVTNSDIGWQLDHSLQVFNAVCEWTINSNPKDYERKFSFWRMVLFPIGYIPRGKVKAPKIVRPPNIILDEDLKAQLQTAKTHIEALKTLPENAYFKHFIFGKLSKQQTLRFLQMHTNHHLKIVRDMLQA, encoded by the coding sequence ATGCCGAATAAAAAAATTAAGGTATTATATGCTTTATTATCTGAAATAGAGCAAAATATACCTTTTAAGGATAAAACCAACCCTAAGGTTACCAACTCTGATATTGGTTGGCAGCTCGATCACAGTTTACAGGTATTTAACGCCGTTTGCGAATGGACTATAAATTCGAACCCAAAAGATTACGAACGAAAGTTTAGTTTTTGGCGTATGGTTTTATTCCCCATAGGCTATATTCCAAGAGGAAAAGTTAAAGCCCCAAAAATAGTAAGGCCGCCAAATATTATTTTAGATGAAGATTTAAAAGCCCAACTACAAACTGCAAAAACCCATATTGAAGCTTTAAAAACTTTACCAGAAAACGCCTATTTCAAACATTTTATTTTCGGTAAATTATCTAAACAGCAAACGTTACGCTTTTTGCAAATGCACACCAATCATCATTTAAAAATTGTGCGGGATATGTTGCAGGCATAA
- the rpmA gene encoding 50S ribosomal protein L27, translating into MAHKKGVGSSKNGRESESKRLGVKIFGGQAAIAGNIIIRQRGNTHHPGENVYQGKDHTLHAQVDGVVRFTKKKDNKSYVSIEPFEA; encoded by the coding sequence ATGGCTCATAAAAAAGGAGTAGGTAGTTCTAAGAATGGTAGAGAATCAGAATCGAAACGCTTAGGTGTTAAGATTTTTGGAGGACAAGCTGCTATTGCTGGAAACATTATCATAAGACAACGCGGTAACACACATCACCCAGGTGAAAACGTATACCAAGGAAAAGACCATACTTTACACGCTCAAGTTGATGGTGTTGTAAGATTTACAAAGAAAAAAGACAACAAGTCTTACGTTTCTATTGAGCCTTTTGAGGCTTAG
- the mutY gene encoding A/G-specific adenine glycosylase, with amino-acid sequence MIFSKTLKHWYSINKRALPWRQTQEPYFIWLSEIILQQTQVKQGLPYYEAFVAKYPTVFDLAKADESEVLKLWQGLGYYSRARNLHATSKYIVSALNGKFPNNYKALLKLKGVGDYTASAIASICFNEATAVVDGNVYRVLSRYFGIDTPTNSSKGIKEFKALAQELIDKKDPAEFNQAIMEFGAVQCTPKNPNCLVCPFNKACMAFNKNRIAELPVKIKSAKAKKKHFNFLVFVSNNQKTLLEKREGKGIWQNLYQFPLIETDKNLSYTQFKTLVKNHALLENVPFELVLYNKDAVVHKLSHQHLHTKFWIVHVEHLNGKAISVDKIHDFPVPIIIGNFIEKFNF; translated from the coding sequence ATGATTTTTTCAAAAACACTAAAGCACTGGTACTCAATCAATAAAAGGGCGCTTCCTTGGAGACAAACCCAAGAGCCTTACTTTATTTGGTTGTCCGAAATTATTTTACAACAAACCCAAGTTAAACAGGGTTTGCCCTATTACGAAGCTTTTGTTGCCAAATATCCAACGGTTTTTGACTTGGCCAAAGCCGATGAAAGCGAGGTGCTTAAATTATGGCAAGGGCTCGGGTATTATTCCCGTGCCAGGAATTTGCATGCCACTTCCAAATATATTGTGAGTGCGCTAAACGGAAAGTTTCCCAACAATTATAAAGCATTGCTAAAATTAAAAGGTGTTGGCGATTATACCGCTAGTGCGATTGCTTCTATTTGCTTTAACGAGGCCACGGCCGTGGTTGATGGTAATGTGTATAGGGTGTTATCGCGATATTTTGGAATCGATACACCTACAAATTCATCAAAAGGCATAAAAGAATTTAAGGCTTTGGCTCAAGAATTGATCGATAAAAAAGATCCGGCCGAATTTAACCAAGCCATTATGGAGTTTGGTGCGGTACAGTGTACACCTAAAAATCCTAACTGCCTTGTGTGCCCTTTTAATAAAGCTTGCATGGCGTTTAATAAGAATAGGATAGCTGAATTGCCTGTTAAAATTAAATCCGCGAAAGCGAAAAAAAAGCATTTCAATTTTTTGGTATTCGTATCAAACAACCAGAAAACCTTGTTGGAAAAACGCGAGGGTAAAGGGATTTGGCAAAACCTGTATCAATTTCCCTTAATTGAAACCGATAAAAATTTAAGCTATACCCAATTTAAAACATTGGTAAAAAACCATGCCTTGTTGGAAAATGTACCTTTTGAATTGGTGTTATATAATAAGGACGCCGTGGTGCATAAATTATCGCATCAGCATTTGCACACAAAATTTTGGATTGTACATGTTGAGCATTTAAATGGAAAGGCCATTTCGGTTGATAAAATCCACGATTTCCCCGTGCCTATTATAATTGGGAATTTTATTGAAAAATTTAATTTCTGA
- a CDS encoding DUF4199 domain-containing protein, translated as MKTLSLPIRFGLVTSAVLIAYFLILALFGKHTNPVFSFFNAVITVFGIYEAVRLQKLKDTDSFSYGEGFKTGIITGFVATFFFTAFFLFYTTEINPGFLSELLENIDGVFNIDIGMVTFIVAIMGVATTVISTLTVMQLFKNSGNILQKK; from the coding sequence ATGAAAACACTATCACTTCCCATTCGTTTTGGCCTCGTTACAAGTGCGGTGCTTATTGCTTATTTTTTAATTTTGGCCTTGTTTGGCAAGCATACAAATCCAGTTTTTAGTTTCTTTAACGCGGTAATAACCGTTTTTGGTATTTACGAAGCTGTTCGATTGCAAAAACTTAAAGATACCGACTCGTTTTCTTATGGCGAAGGCTTTAAAACCGGAATCATTACAGGATTTGTGGCTACCTTTTTTTTCACGGCATTCTTCTTGTTTTATACTACCGAAATTAATCCTGGTTTTTTATCGGAATTACTAGAAAACATTGATGGTGTTTTTAATATTGATATTGGCATGGTTACTTTTATAGTGGCAATTATGGGCGTTGCTACAACCGTGATTTCAACACTTACCGTAATGCAATTATTTAAAAACAGCGGAAATATTCTTCAAAAGAAATAA
- the gldD gene encoding gliding motility lipoprotein GldD, with product MKKNFYVLLLIMVCLSCGETTTPKPKAELRLDYPEAKYVEANLLAPFTFEKNLLASKTVLKELKAPTKSYGINLEYTALKGTIFLTYKAIEKDEKNLINFLRDAQKFTLEHTKKADEIPAYPFEDDNRKVYGLLSEVKGNVASPVQFYVTDSVNHFLTGSLYFNAKPNYDSILPAANYLQKDIKHIMETVQWKE from the coding sequence ATGAAAAAGAATTTTTATGTTTTGCTATTAATAATGGTCTGTTTGTCTTGTGGAGAAACTACAACGCCAAAACCAAAGGCAGAACTAAGGTTAGACTACCCGGAGGCGAAATATGTTGAAGCCAATTTACTAGCGCCATTTACTTTCGAGAAAAACTTACTAGCTTCAAAAACAGTTTTAAAAGAGCTTAAAGCACCAACAAAAAGCTATGGTATAAATCTGGAATATACAGCGTTAAAAGGCACCATCTTTTTAACTTATAAGGCTATTGAAAAGGACGAAAAAAACCTGATAAACTTTTTAAGAGATGCTCAAAAATTCACTTTGGAACACACTAAAAAAGCAGACGAAATTCCAGCATATCCTTTTGAAGATGATAACAGAAAGGTTTATGGTTTGCTATCTGAAGTAAAGGGAAATGTAGCATCGCCAGTACAGTTTTATGTAACCGATAGCGTTAATCATTTTTTAACGGGCTCGTTATATTTTAACGCCAAACCCAATTACGATTCCATTCTTCCGGCAGCAAATTATTTGCAAAAAGACATCAAGCACATTATGGAAACTGTGCAGTGGAAAGAATAA
- the rplU gene encoding 50S ribosomal protein L21 yields MYAIVEIAGHQFKVEKDQKVFVNRLQTEEGKKVDFDNVLLIGDGDKVTVGAPAIDGAQVSAKVLKHLKGDKVIVFKKKRRKGYRVKNGHRQSLTEIVIESIAASGAKKATPAKAEKAAPKKEAKKVEPKAKAPKAEAKPAGKKATGKADDLKKIEGAGPKAAEALVNAGLDTFAKVAKAKPEDLSNILSEASSRLAHIVTDTWPKQAKLAADGKWDELKELQDRLEGGIEK; encoded by the coding sequence ATGTACGCAATTGTAGAGATAGCAGGGCATCAATTTAAAGTTGAAAAAGACCAAAAAGTTTTTGTTAACCGTTTGCAAACCGAAGAAGGTAAGAAAGTAGATTTCGATAACGTTCTTTTAATTGGAGATGGCGACAAAGTAACTGTAGGCGCCCCAGCTATAGACGGAGCACAGGTTAGTGCAAAAGTCTTAAAGCACCTTAAAGGTGATAAAGTAATCGTTTTCAAAAAGAAAAGACGTAAGGGTTACCGTGTAAAAAACGGACACCGTCAATCTTTAACAGAAATTGTAATCGAAAGCATTGCTGCTTCGGGAGCTAAAAAAGCAACACCAGCAAAAGCTGAAAAAGCTGCTCCAAAAAAGGAAGCTAAAAAAGTAGAACCAAAAGCTAAAGCACCAAAGGCCGAAGCAAAACCAGCTGGTAAAAAAGCAACAGGAAAAGCTGACGATTTAAAGAAAATCGAAGGTGCAGGGCCTAAAGCGGCGGAAGCTTTAGTAAACGCAGGTTTAGATACTTTTGCTAAGGTGGCAAAAGCAAAACCAGAAGATTTAAGTAATATTCTTTCAGAAGCAAGTTCAAGATTAGCTCACATTGTGACTGATACTTGGCCAAAGCAAGCTAAATTAGCTGCAGATGGAAAATGGGACGAGCTTAAAGAATTACAAGACAGATTAGAAGGCGGTATTGAAAAATAG